In a single window of the Melioribacteraceae bacterium genome:
- a CDS encoding AAA family ATPase yields the protein MNHSKKDIIQENEYLHKVLELVKKEMKDLNITITDRVDYIDEFKKYVWDSRAEMDNAELATNMQGINNEVGSTNRFIKRIQFLKKSLESPYFGRIDFIRKAEQKRMIYVGLTSIVEDYQYFVYDWRAPISNMFYDFEIGDAYYIVPKGKIEGVITLRRQYKIIKGYLSRFFDSEINIRDEYLQEVLAQATSTKLKNIVHSIQQEQNQIIRNVDDRVIIVQGVAGSGKTTVALHRIAYLLYKEKNIKSSNILIFSPNAIFTEYISDVLPDLGEENTLQTTFSDFAFTYLDRKIESFSSFLERGFNIPSDSSEFKNIQYKLSDKFKKRIDEYVLNIDRELYFKKGINVGDKDFNAQYLTELFHSRFSGFQIFDRLNVIAEYLCELSHSRGNRKIKQTRQLLFSSTSIDVNIESLYEDIINSDEEYSFSETLQTRQKIKIGKKIISYEDSLGLLYLKSKLLKIPQDKNIRHVVIDEAQDYTIIQLELLKKLFPDAYFTILGDKNQTINPFYRYSSLEDIRKVFINKWKYIELNKTYRSTEAIVNFTNIIIGINNVHAIRNLTSYPIIMKDVEKSCLINSIQHDLNDFKKDNINTIAIITKTAIEAKYIHDNISKIFDVILITTQTDKYSKKTTVLPAYMSKGLEFDGVIIYTDENNKFSDQEKFLYYVACTRALHKLIIYNQGL from the coding sequence ATGAATCATTCAAAAAAAGATATTATCCAAGAAAACGAATATTTACATAAAGTGCTTGAACTTGTGAAGAAAGAGATGAAAGATCTTAATATAACGATTACAGATAGAGTGGATTATATAGACGAATTTAAAAAATACGTTTGGGATAGTCGTGCTGAAATGGACAATGCTGAATTAGCTACTAATATGCAGGGTATAAATAACGAAGTAGGCAGTACTAATAGATTTATAAAAAGAATACAGTTTTTAAAAAAATCTCTTGAATCCCCCTACTTTGGTAGAATTGATTTTATAAGGAAAGCTGAACAGAAGAGAATGATATATGTAGGCCTCACTTCAATTGTAGAAGACTACCAATATTTTGTATACGATTGGCGTGCACCAATTTCAAATATGTTCTATGATTTTGAGATTGGGGATGCATATTATATTGTTCCTAAGGGAAAAATTGAAGGTGTGATTACTTTAAGACGTCAATACAAAATTATTAAAGGATACTTATCAAGATTTTTTGATAGTGAAATAAATATTAGAGACGAATATTTACAAGAAGTTTTAGCACAAGCAACTTCAACTAAATTAAAAAATATTGTTCATTCAATTCAACAAGAGCAGAATCAAATTATAAGAAATGTGGACGACAGAGTTATCATAGTTCAAGGAGTTGCTGGGAGCGGCAAAACAACAGTTGCTCTTCATAGGATTGCTTATCTGTTATATAAAGAAAAAAACATCAAGTCCTCTAATATTTTGATTTTTTCACCAAATGCAATATTTACTGAATATATTTCCGATGTGTTACCCGATTTAGGAGAAGAAAATACTTTACAAACAACCTTCAGTGATTTTGCTTTTACCTATCTGGATAGAAAAATTGAATCTTTTTCAAGCTTCTTAGAAAGAGGTTTTAATATTCCATCCGATTCAAGCGAGTTCAAAAATATACAATATAAATTATCAGATAAGTTTAAAAAACGAATTGATGAATATGTTTTGAATATAGATCGGGAACTTTACTTTAAAAAAGGTATTAATGTAGGAGATAAAGATTTTAATGCTCAGTATTTGACTGAGTTATTTCACTCTCGATTTAGTGGATTTCAAATATTCGATAGGTTAAATGTCATAGCTGAGTATCTCTGTGAGTTAAGCCATAGTAGAGGTAATAGGAAAATTAAACAGACACGACAATTATTATTTTCGAGTACAAGTATAGATGTCAACATTGAGAGCTTATATGAGGATATAATTAATTCAGATGAAGAGTATTCATTTTCTGAAACACTTCAAACACGACAAAAGATTAAAATCGGGAAAAAAATTATTAGTTATGAAGATAGTCTTGGATTATTGTATCTAAAATCAAAGCTTTTGAAAATTCCCCAAGACAAAAACATAAGACACGTTGTAATTGATGAAGCTCAGGATTATACAATAATACAATTAGAGCTTCTAAAAAAACTTTTCCCAGATGCTTATTTCACAATATTGGGAGATAAAAATCAAACTATAAATCCATTCTACAGATACTCTTCGTTAGAAGATATTCGTAAAGTATTTATAAACAAATGGAAGTATATTGAACTTAATAAAACTTACAGATCAACCGAGGCAATTGTAAATTTTACAAATATAATTATCGGAATAAATAATGTACATGCAATTAGAAATTTAACTAGCTATCCCATCATAATGAAAGATGTTGAGAAAAGTTGTTTAATTAATAGCATCCAGCATGATTTAAACGATTTCAAAAAAGATAATATTAATACGATCGCAATTATTACAAAAACCGCAATAGAAGCTAAATATATCCATGATAATATTTCAAAAATATTTGATGTTATCTTAATAACGACGCAGACTGATAAATATTCTAAAAAGACAACAGTTTTACCAGCTTATATGTCGAAAGGATTAGAGTTTGATGGTGTTATTATATATACAGATGAAAATAATAAGTTTTCTGACCAAGAAAAATTTCTATATTATGTTGCATGCACTAGGGCTCTTCATAAGTTAATAATTTATAATCAGGGATTATAA
- a CDS encoding FtsX-like permease family protein, with amino-acid sequence MHMLLNYFRYTLRFILKYKGYSIINILGLSLALVPAIYAVLFISYEFSYDKFNDNYEYIYRLVVDNKLGDNTVSSPIMPNALASVMKREFPEIRFCVQLRNFPEMITINNNKFFEKDVCYADPDILKLFSIKLLKGDILTSLSSPNSILLNKSVALKYFGNEDPINKVLQLGNYQQMIIKGVFEDLPENSHFHANFIVPKSLITREQGAGFSDENSWGYSMYFTYFMVLPNTDVNSLLLKMPKLLRENSSNEFFNRSKLYFQPLKDIHLYSNLQTELSKNGNIKTVYLFILISVIILIIAIVNYINLTTARLVKRSKEIAMRRIIGADTNQLFIQIMTESAIITFLSFLISIVITIIAVPKINYLIDRDIPLSILFNHNVIIAAIILLVVISFCSGIYPALSVLSVKPLNIFKKGNFSSNKNLRDTLVIFQFVLSIVLVFNSSMIKKQLSYITSKNLGYNRSNIIILNIYSKLNNGGLQTFKNSLLQNPLIDKIAFSVNLPNSSVCKTNISWEGKNLSTSMDINYNLVDYDFIDLYGIKLVEGRNFSKEYQTDQSVGIILNENAAKKLGNKELLGTTIKQDDINRQVIGVVKDFHMYSLYENIRPFYLAIDTSATMYYCSIKIYPDSFQEILPFIKNKFHLLQQDLPFKYEFFDDIIDVSYKSEKILDSILNWFSFFSIFIASMGIYGLVSFVTEARQKEIGIRKVVGANSWQIAYKLFYNMIKLIVISSLIAAPIAYLLINKWLSNFAYRTDIDFKLFIITSFVIYLWSSLAMATQIYKASTKNPIEVMRYE; translated from the coding sequence ATGCATATGCTTCTAAATTATTTCCGTTATACATTAAGGTTTATATTAAAATACAAAGGATATTCAATAATAAATATTCTTGGACTTTCTTTAGCATTAGTCCCGGCTATTTATGCGGTTTTATTTATATCCTATGAATTTAGCTATGATAAATTTAATGATAATTATGAATACATTTATAGATTAGTTGTCGACAATAAATTGGGAGATAATACTGTTAGTTCTCCAATCATGCCTAACGCTCTGGCTTCAGTAATGAAAAGAGAATTTCCCGAGATTAGGTTTTGTGTCCAGTTAAGAAACTTCCCAGAAATGATTACCATAAACAACAATAAATTTTTTGAAAAGGATGTATGTTATGCCGATCCGGATATTCTAAAATTATTTTCTATTAAACTTCTTAAGGGAGATATTTTAACCTCGCTAAGTTCTCCAAATTCGATTTTGTTGAATAAATCAGTTGCTCTCAAATACTTTGGAAATGAGGATCCAATTAATAAGGTTTTGCAACTCGGGAATTATCAGCAAATGATAATAAAAGGAGTGTTTGAAGATCTTCCTGAAAATTCACATTTTCATGCAAATTTTATTGTTCCCAAAAGCCTAATTACCAGAGAACAAGGCGCAGGATTTAGCGATGAAAATTCCTGGGGATATTCAATGTATTTTACTTATTTCATGGTTTTACCCAATACAGACGTAAATTCGTTGTTATTAAAAATGCCGAAATTATTGAGGGAAAATTCATCAAATGAATTTTTTAACAGGTCTAAATTATATTTTCAACCTCTAAAAGATATTCACCTTTATTCGAATCTTCAAACTGAATTGTCGAAGAATGGTAACATTAAAACTGTATATCTATTCATTCTTATATCAGTAATTATTCTCATAATAGCGATTGTTAATTATATTAATTTAACAACTGCAAGATTAGTAAAGCGGTCCAAAGAAATAGCAATGAGAAGGATTATCGGAGCCGATACAAATCAACTTTTTATTCAAATAATGACTGAATCAGCGATTATCACCTTTCTTTCTTTTTTAATTAGTATAGTAATAACAATTATAGCTGTTCCGAAAATTAATTACTTAATTGATAGAGACATACCTCTATCTATCTTATTCAATCATAATGTTATTATTGCTGCAATCATATTGCTCGTCGTTATAAGTTTTTGTTCCGGTATCTATCCCGCACTCAGTGTTTTATCAGTTAAACCACTTAACATATTTAAAAAAGGAAACTTTTCTTCAAATAAAAATTTACGAGACACCTTAGTAATATTTCAATTTGTTTTATCTATTGTTCTAGTTTTCAATTCGTCAATGATAAAAAAACAACTAAGTTACATAACCAGCAAAAATTTAGGATACAATAGAAGCAATATTATTATCCTCAATATTTACTCAAAGCTGAATAATGGAGGGTTACAAACATTTAAAAATTCACTCTTACAAAATCCGTTAATTGATAAAATAGCTTTTTCAGTTAATTTGCCAAATTCGTCAGTTTGTAAAACAAATATTTCTTGGGAGGGTAAAAACCTAAGTACGAGCATGGACATTAATTACAATCTTGTGGATTATGATTTTATAGACTTATATGGAATAAAACTTGTTGAGGGTAGAAATTTTTCAAAGGAATATCAAACTGATCAATCGGTGGGCATTATTTTAAATGAAAATGCTGCAAAAAAGCTTGGAAATAAAGAGCTGCTCGGAACGACTATCAAACAAGACGATATAAATAGACAAGTTATTGGTGTTGTAAAGGATTTCCATATGTATTCACTATATGAAAATATAAGGCCCTTTTATCTTGCAATTGATACAAGCGCTACGATGTATTATTGTTCCATAAAAATATATCCGGATAGTTTTCAAGAGATCCTTCCTTTTATAAAAAATAAATTTCATTTGCTTCAACAAGATTTACCGTTTAAGTACGAATTTTTTGATGATATTATTGATGTCTCTTATAAATCAGAAAAAATTCTTGATTCTATTTTAAATTGGTTCTCTTTTTTTTCCATATTTATAGCTTCGATGGGAATATATGGACTAGTTTCTTTTGTTACTGAAGCGAGACAAAAGGAAATTGGTATAAGGAAGGTAGTTGGAGCAAATTCATGGCAAATTGCGTACAAATTATTTTACAATATGATAAAGTTAATTGTAATATCCAGCTTGATTGCTGCGCCTATAGCCTATTTATTGATAAACAAATGGTTGAGTAATTTTGCGTATAGAACAGATATTGATTTTAAACTATTTATAATAACTTCATTCGTTATTTATTTATGGTCATCTTTAGCTATGGCAACACAAATCTATAAAGCTTCTACAAAAAATCCAATTGAAGTAATGAGATATGAATGA
- a CDS encoding type II toxin-antitoxin system HipA family toxin: MITTAYINLWNKRVGAVVWDIDRRVGLFEFAPSFLSNKWDISPLKMPIEAVAGRVFSFAELRDTQTFKGLPGLLADALPDKYGNALINVWLARNGRSANSLNPVELLCFIGKRGMGALEFEPVEPKTSNSTTKIEIDSLIHIAQEILSGREDFTSSLSANEEKALIDILKIGSSAGGARAKALIAYNPMTKEVRSGQTDAPKGFSHWILKFDGVTDLELGTSYGYGRVEMAYHMMAIDSGIQMTECRLLEENGRAHFMTRRFDREHGKGKLHVQSFCAMAHYDFNDITSYSYEQIFETMRSLLMPYDQAEQLYRRMVFNVIARNCDDHTKNFAFIMDKTGQWRLTPAFDVCHSYRPDSRWVSQNSLSINGKRKDITRHDLISVAKNMNIKKAERIIDQIAKTVSNWRIYAERVSVNNDLIEAIGKTLLNL, from the coding sequence ATGATTACAACAGCTTACATAAATTTGTGGAATAAACGGGTTGGTGCGGTTGTTTGGGATATTGATAGAAGAGTTGGATTGTTTGAATTTGCCCCCTCTTTTCTATCCAATAAATGGGATATATCCCCTCTAAAAATGCCCATAGAAGCAGTGGCCGGAAGAGTATTCTCATTTGCTGAATTAAGAGATACCCAAACATTTAAAGGACTACCCGGCCTATTGGCTGATGCTTTGCCTGATAAATATGGTAACGCATTGATAAATGTCTGGCTTGCCAGAAATGGCCGGTCGGCTAATAGCTTAAATCCAGTCGAGCTATTGTGTTTTATCGGTAAAAGAGGAATGGGGGCATTGGAATTTGAACCGGTTGAACCTAAGACATCAAACAGTACGACTAAAATTGAAATCGACAGCCTTATTCATATCGCGCAAGAAATTCTCTCAGGAAGAGAGGACTTTACTTCCAGTCTGAGCGCTAATGAAGAAAAGGCACTAATTGATATTTTAAAAATCGGATCATCGGCCGGTGGTGCAAGAGCCAAAGCGCTCATTGCATATAATCCAATGACAAAAGAAGTTCGTTCCGGCCAAACGGATGCACCTAAAGGATTTTCCCATTGGATATTAAAATTTGACGGTGTAACCGACTTGGAATTAGGTACCTCATATGGTTACGGTAGAGTGGAAATGGCATACCACATGATGGCAATAGATTCAGGTATTCAGATGACAGAATGCCGGCTGCTTGAAGAAAACGGACGGGCACATTTTATGACCCGTAGGTTTGACAGAGAACATGGAAAAGGGAAGCTTCATGTGCAGAGTTTTTGCGCTATGGCCCACTACGATTTCAATGATATTACCAGCTATAGCTACGAACAAATATTTGAAACCATGCGGAGCTTGCTAATGCCTTATGACCAGGCCGAACAGTTGTACCGAAGAATGGTCTTTAACGTAATAGCCAGAAATTGTGATGACCATACTAAAAACTTTGCATTTATTATGGATAAAACAGGGCAATGGAGACTTACTCCGGCATTTGATGTCTGTCACTCCTATCGTCCTGATAGTAGATGGGTAAGTCAGAATTCCTTAAGTATTAACGGTAAACGAAAAGATATCACTCGTCATGACCTTATTTCTGTTGCAAAAAATATGAATATAAAAAAAGCTGAACGTATAATTGACCAGATTGCTAAGACTGTTTCCAACTGGAGAATATATGCCGAAAGGGTTTCTGTCAATAATGATCTCATAGAAGCGATCGGCAAAACATTGCTCAATCTATGA
- the rpmB gene encoding 50S ribosomal protein L28: MARRCQVSGVGPVAGSSISHAHNKTKRRFLPNLQKKRLWVKELNKFVTVKISASALRTVAKNGTSEIAKLVTEKKIKAR; this comes from the coding sequence ATGGCGAGAAGGTGTCAAGTATCTGGAGTTGGTCCAGTAGCCGGTAGCAGCATATCACATGCTCATAATAAAACCAAGAGAAGATTCTTACCAAACTTACAGAAGAAAAGATTGTGGGTTAAAGAATTGAATAAATTTGTTACAGTTAAAATTTCTGCTAGCGCATTAAGAACTGTGGCAAAGAATGGTACATCTGAAATTGCAAAATTAGTGACTGAAAAAAAGATTAAAGCCAGATAA
- a CDS encoding radical SAM protein, producing MRSPWLKREYRISSDVKSFSTQVGETKYIILINPNYGSWIALNESEYERYINNKFNEIEWESLFYRKLAEDINGEELELELMEPANYPSVVVVNITSYCNLRCRYCFADCSPMEGLHMSEEVMKRIIDDMLQMPDIKNITFEFQGGEATLNISGMKNFIEIAEERKKEFNKTIKYRMESNCVAITDEIIELIKKYNINFGISLDGPKDMNDSCRVGINDEGSFENIMKGIQKLRNEGVFIDGAVCTIGQHNVKYPELLLEFFNDMKISFKPRPVNILGREKESNLTTKPGEWAKCFQRMSELSENYDIENFSNHIFEENVYTPIRDYICLRYPCGAARELISVNPNGDVIPCDGFKNEKDFIMGNVLKESILDMLVKDEVVKLRNRTSDTIEKCKECLFRAMCCSCSYSAYGKFGNVYREDPHCSDRKEIFVYLMKKWISNNTLCN from the coding sequence ATGAGAAGTCCTTGGTTAAAAAGAGAATACAGAATATCAAGTGATGTAAAATCATTTTCTACGCAGGTGGGCGAGACCAAATACATAATCCTTATAAATCCCAATTATGGTTCTTGGATAGCTCTAAATGAATCAGAATATGAAAGATATATTAATAATAAATTTAATGAAATTGAGTGGGAATCTCTTTTTTATAGAAAACTTGCTGAAGATATAAATGGAGAAGAATTAGAACTCGAATTGATGGAGCCGGCAAATTATCCAAGTGTAGTAGTCGTAAACATTACGAGTTATTGTAATCTAAGATGTCGGTATTGTTTTGCGGATTGTTCACCTATGGAAGGATTACATATGAGTGAAGAAGTTATGAAACGAATTATAGATGATATGCTCCAAATGCCAGACATAAAAAATATTACCTTTGAATTTCAAGGTGGGGAAGCAACCTTAAATATTTCTGGGATGAAAAATTTTATTGAAATTGCTGAAGAAAGGAAAAAAGAATTTAATAAAACTATTAAGTACAGAATGGAATCTAATTGTGTAGCCATTACTGACGAAATTATTGAACTAATAAAAAAATACAATATAAATTTTGGAATTAGTTTAGATGGTCCCAAAGATATGAACGATTCTTGCAGAGTAGGAATTAATGATGAAGGTTCGTTTGAAAACATAATGAAAGGGATTCAAAAACTTAGAAACGAAGGGGTGTTTATTGATGGAGCTGTTTGCACTATCGGTCAGCATAATGTTAAATATCCCGAACTTCTGTTGGAATTCTTTAATGATATGAAAATAAGTTTCAAACCCCGCCCAGTAAATATACTCGGACGAGAAAAGGAAAGTAATCTTACTACTAAACCTGGAGAATGGGCAAAATGTTTTCAAAGAATGAGTGAGTTGTCAGAGAATTATGATATTGAAAATTTTTCAAATCATATTTTCGAAGAAAATGTGTATACACCGATTAGAGACTACATATGTTTAAGATATCCATGTGGTGCCGCAAGAGAATTGATTTCTGTAAATCCAAATGGAGATGTAATTCCTTGTGATGGATTTAAAAATGAGAAGGATTTTATAATGGGTAATGTATTAAAGGAAAGTATACTTGATATGTTAGTGAAAGATGAAGTAGTTAAATTGAGGAATAGAACCTCGGATACTATAGAAAAGTGCAAAGAATGTCTTTTCCGAGCAATGTGTTGTTCGTGTAGTTATTCCGCTTATGGTAAATTCGGAAATGTTTATCGTGAAGATCCTCACTGCTCAGATAGGAAAGAAATATTTGTGTATTTGATGAAAAAATGGATTAGTAATAACACACTTTGTAATTGA
- the mtgA gene encoding monofunctional biosynthetic peptidoglycan transglycosylase encodes MLMVLGIYTAVSIIIILFFRFIDISHSSFMNSASEFPEGLIINDIDYKFVSINKMSSALPLAVIASEDQAFFEHFGFDFNQIEKALKENKRRKRIRGASTISMQVAKNLFLSPSKNLFRKGLESYYTLLLELLWGKKRILEVYLNVAEMGKNTYGVGAASNKYFKREPARINFSQAALMASVLPKPSVRNLSRPSGYMIRRKAQIVQQMNQLGGNKFIKENLY; translated from the coding sequence ATGCTTATGGTTTTGGGGATTTATACAGCAGTCAGCATTATTATAATTTTATTTTTCCGGTTTATTGATATATCCCACTCCTCATTTATGAACTCAGCCAGTGAGTTCCCGGAGGGATTAATTATAAATGACATTGATTATAAGTTCGTATCGATTAATAAGATGTCCTCGGCACTTCCTCTAGCTGTCATCGCATCAGAGGATCAAGCCTTCTTTGAACATTTCGGATTTGATTTTAATCAAATTGAAAAAGCTCTGAAAGAAAATAAAAGAAGAAAAAGAATTAGAGGTGCAAGTACAATTTCCATGCAGGTAGCAAAAAATCTTTTCCTCTCTCCCAGCAAAAACTTATTTAGAAAGGGGTTGGAATCCTATTATACTCTACTTTTAGAATTACTTTGGGGGAAGAAAAGAATCTTGGAAGTTTACCTTAACGTTGCCGAAATGGGGAAGAATACATACGGAGTAGGTGCGGCATCAAATAAATATTTTAAGAGAGAGCCTGCTCGAATTAATTTTTCCCAAGCCGCATTAATGGCTTCTGTTTTGCCCAAACCTTCAGTTAGAAATTTAAGCAGACCAAGTGGATATATGATCAGGAGAAAGGCACAAATAGTTCAGCAGATGAATCAGTTGGGCGGGAATAAATTTATTAAAGAAAATCTCTACTAA
- a CDS encoding ferritin, with amino-acid sequence MLTKKMEKALNDQINAELYSSYLYLSMSAFFESQNWLGFAKWMELQAAEEYAHGMKFYKHINEMGGRVELQAIEKPKAEWTSLQEVFEEAHKHELYITERIHNLVEIASAEKDHATGIFLQWFVTEQVEEVAGVSQIVSDFHKIGDSKGSLYMLDRQLGKRQ; translated from the coding sequence ATGCTTACTAAAAAGATGGAAAAAGCTTTAAATGATCAAATTAATGCCGAACTATATTCATCATATCTTTATTTGTCAATGTCTGCTTTTTTTGAAAGTCAGAATTGGCTTGGATTCGCAAAGTGGATGGAGCTACAAGCCGCAGAAGAGTACGCGCATGGCATGAAATTTTACAAACATATTAATGAAATGGGTGGAAGAGTAGAACTCCAAGCAATCGAAAAACCAAAAGCGGAGTGGACTTCTTTACAAGAAGTTTTTGAAGAAGCTCACAAACATGAATTATACATAACAGAAAGAATTCACAACCTTGTTGAGATTGCCTCAGCTGAAAAAGATCATGCTACCGGCATTTTCCTGCAATGGTTTGTGACCGAGCAGGTTGAGGAAGTAGCAGGTGTATCTCAGATTGTAAGTGATTTCCATAAAATTGGTGATTCTAAGGGCAGTTTGTATATGTTGGATCGTCAACTCGGAAAAAGACAATAA
- a CDS encoding tyrosine-type recombinase/integrase, with protein sequence MFVVKVPKSRFYQIVYFVDGKRKTHSTKKTTAKEAWKYLDEFQNSLLNQRSKEISDQDEKKNFPTIAQFKNEYLDYVRLTKSKNYINSIDLSFKMFESCCGEISLRDIDTRIIDKFITTTFARTQRGAHQYYRTLKAAFNKALEWNYLETNAFNKVKFPKLNKTFPAFITEDELQLILLNTPYQHLRDIFTTAFYTGLRLGELINMEWNWIDFLQNQITIKCTKVFSTKSKKERIVPMSSKVKEFLSQRYKLVNPLSNDFVFCRIKGIKLHDETISKQFKTIARKLKLNEKVHFHSLRHSFASLLAQKGVSLYIIKELLGHEDLATTQIYSHLQQQNLKDAVNLL encoded by the coding sequence ATGTTCGTAGTAAAAGTTCCAAAATCAAGATTCTACCAAATAGTTTATTTCGTCGATGGCAAACGAAAAACACACTCAACAAAAAAGACGACGGCAAAGGAAGCTTGGAAATATTTAGATGAATTTCAAAATTCTCTTCTCAACCAGAGAAGTAAAGAAATATCCGACCAAGACGAGAAAAAAAATTTCCCAACCATAGCTCAGTTTAAGAATGAATATCTCGATTATGTTAGACTGACGAAATCAAAAAACTATATTAATTCTATTGACTTATCTTTTAAAATGTTTGAGTCATGCTGCGGAGAAATTTCTTTAAGAGACATTGATACAAGAATTATCGACAAATTTATTACAACTACATTCGCAAGAACTCAAAGAGGCGCCCATCAATATTACCGCACGCTGAAAGCAGCATTCAATAAAGCATTAGAATGGAATTACCTGGAAACGAATGCATTTAATAAAGTGAAATTTCCGAAGCTGAATAAAACATTCCCTGCTTTTATTACTGAGGATGAATTACAATTAATTTTATTGAATACACCCTATCAGCATCTACGAGATATATTTACCACGGCGTTCTACACCGGATTGCGACTTGGAGAACTGATTAATATGGAATGGAACTGGATAGATTTTTTACAAAATCAGATCACAATTAAGTGTACGAAAGTTTTTTCTACAAAGAGCAAGAAAGAAAGGATTGTTCCCATGAGCTCAAAGGTTAAGGAGTTTCTTAGCCAGAGATATAAATTAGTCAATCCACTCTCCAATGATTTTGTTTTTTGCCGTATTAAAGGGATTAAGCTTCATGATGAAACAATTAGCAAACAATTTAAAACTATAGCTCGGAAGTTGAAACTAAATGAGAAAGTACATTTTCATTCTTTAAGACATAGCTTTGCTTCTCTGCTGGCTCAAAAAGGTGTATCACTTTACATCATTAAAGAATTACTAGGACACGAGGATTTGGCTACCACACAAATTTATAGTCATCTTCAGCAGCAAAACTTAAAAGATGCGGTTAATTTGTTATAA
- a CDS encoding helix-turn-helix domain-containing protein, with translation MNSKYWYGMSDPAIIEVMGNFVKKTRLNQNRTQQALSEAAGINRSTLVQLEKGKGGTLLSLIQILRALGQLHLFEIFEIKQELSPLQLAEIEMKKRRRASKDISQNNKPKSAW, from the coding sequence ATGAATTCAAAATACTGGTATGGGATGAGTGACCCGGCGATTATAGAGGTCATGGGAAACTTTGTTAAGAAAACCCGATTAAACCAGAACCGGACACAGCAGGCCCTCTCTGAGGCCGCGGGTATCAACAGGTCAACACTGGTACAATTAGAGAAAGGGAAAGGGGGGACTTTGCTTTCTCTTATTCAGATTTTAAGGGCATTAGGGCAGCTGCACTTATTTGAAATTTTTGAGATAAAGCAGGAATTGAGTCCTTTACAATTGGCGGAAATAGAAATGAAAAAAAGACGTAGGGCCAGTAAGGATATCTCCCAAAACAATAAACCAAAAAGTGCCTGGTAA